Below is a genomic region from Leucoraja erinacea ecotype New England chromosome 34, Leri_hhj_1, whole genome shotgun sequence.
GACCCCTGTCCTGTTTCAAAAACCCTTCGGAATATCAACATTCAATTGTCACTTTTCTAAGCTGCTCTCGAACAATTTATTTAATCCTTTCCTCGTGTTGGCCTTCCGTAAAGCATGAAATAGTGCAggaagggacagcagatgctggtttaaaccgaagatagacacaaaatgctggagtgtaactcagcgggacaggcagcatttctggagagaaggaatgggtcacatttcgggttgagacccttcttcagacctcgttTTCAAATCTCCTCACAATCTCACCCTTTGCTGTCATTGTAATCTCCTTCACTCCTGCCACCTGTCTTGGGAACTGTGTTCAAGGGTCTCATTTCTTGCATGTGTCGCACCTTTCTTTGCTGCTCTTGACCTCAGGGAGTAGCCCTTAACACACCTTACCGCAGTGCAGTCAGTTTCAGCATGTGTACAACTGGGCTGTAGCAGGGGAATAAGTACATGCTCTGATGCTGTGAAGATGGGTAGTTATCCTTGAGGGGAATAGGCGAACCCACAGAGGATTCTGAAGAACAGTGCACTGAGGAAGCAGCAATGGTAGGTGTCTGCAAAACCATGAAGGGAATAGGCAGGGTGAGCAGAAGCAGTAAGGATGTGAGTGCCTTATGTGAACACCTGCACTTTTGGGAGCCCTGCACTGCAGCCAAATGGCCCATTCAGGAGTGAATGTTGAAGCCACATGCACCAACAGTCAAACATTTCCCACTTCATCTGTGCAGTTTTTGTTCGGTGAGGAGCAAAGCATCacgtatttttcacacagagagtggtgaatctctggaattctctgccacagagggtagttgaggccagttcattggctatatttaagagggagttagatgtggcccttgtggctaaggggatcagggggtatggagagaaggcaggtacgggatactgagttggatgatcagccatgatcatattgaatggcggtgcaggctcgaagggccgaatggcctactcctgcacctaatttctatgtttctatgtttctatgtatggtctCTCTCAGCAGAAACAGCCTGTAAGGATCCCAAGGCAAAGTTTCCGAGAGGCACTGCCTCCTGCACCAAAGTCCATCTTTGTTTAAATCGCTGATACATATTAAGTAAActaatgatagatacaaaaagctggggtaactcagcgggacaggcagcacctctggagagaaggaatgggtgatgtttcgggtcgagacctttcttcagattggttagggataagggaaatgagagatatagatgatgatgtagagagataaagaacaatgaatgaaagatatttgcaaaaaagtaagaatgataaaggaacaggccattgttagctgtttgttgggtgaaaatgagaagctggtgggactttggtgggagagggatagagagagagggggaatatcagaagttagagaaatcaataattatACCACTagactgtaagctgcccaagcaaaatatgaaatgctgttggaGAAAACTAATGGTCCTATTACCAATCCATGGGAAACATCATTATATATTTCACTTCAATCTGAGAAGCATTCCACTCCTGCTATCTGTTTCCTGTTACTCAGACAATTTTCAACAGACAACTATCAATGACTAAAAGGGAtgcctatagtttagtttagtttagtttagtttggtttagtttagttgagtttagtttagtttaaataacATATTGAATAAGTATTCAAGTAATATGGTGAGTTGTCCAGCCATGCAAACTTGAAGGGTGCTGAGAATATTGGAAGTGTGTCCTGGACCTGTGAAAGTACTCTGACAGCGGTCTTTTTAGCTGCTGATATTTCCAATCTGCAGAAGGATACTCTCCTCAtttagcagatggaatttaatcctgacaagtgtGAGTTGAGGTCAAATAAGGGCAGGATATATACAGTAAATTATAGTGCCCTAAGGGAGTTTGATGAATAGAGAGATTGCAGGGTTCAAGTCCACAAATaaataggatggtgaagaaggtgttgACATGTTTGCCTTCAAAAGTTGGAACACAGAATGTAAACGTGGGCGTTGCATGTTGCAATTTTACAATGCCATGAATCAAATGTGCAATTCTTTTTGATGATCTAATCCTCCCAAGATTGACATCAACGCTGTGCTCATCCTTAAAATGAAAGTGTTGTACATCAACTGTGCATCAGCTTTGGACACCCTGGCTGCAATTGTAAGAATGAATAGATGCAATAATCAGTGGACAGGGAATGTCACTTTGATCATTAGTGAGAGTCCAGGCTTAATGGAACAGAGAATTAAATTCCTTTTAACCATAGCGATACTGGATTATTTACCAGTGATTGCACTGACCAGTCTGATATGGCATGTTGGTTAGAATGGCGCATGTTGGTAGacttggcaagttgggccgaagggcctgtttccatgctgtatgactttatgactcattCCTTCTGGACTTCCTACTGCATAACTCATCTGATTTTCTACCGAAAATGCAAATCTTGAAATATCCCAGTTTTGCTCTGATGCATCCTGTAGGATCATGAGAGGTGAGAATGTGAGATTCAGCAAAATACTTGTCGGCATTCCTGCCATGTAAAAAAATCCCTGAAATTTTGTCTCGTTTCAATTCTGCCCTTGGGAAACATGCACTGCAACTAATTCACATTTCAGTTCTTTAACTTCTACAAATTTTTTCAAGTAATTAGTTTTAATGGAGGGATGGCAAGTGGAGAGGCAGAGTTAAGGGAAGGAATCCCAGAGTATGGGAGCTCGGCAGCTGAAGTCATGGCCTGCAATGGTGAAGTGCTTGGATTCAGGGGTGTTCAGGGACCTGAATTCAAGGGGCAGCACATccttaagcactttaagacaggGCGAAATTATTGAAATTGGAGGCACCACTCAAAAAGTAAGTGTGGGAGCTTTAAAATTGGAACGCCTCTTAACCTGTGAGCCAGCAAGCCCAAGTGCAAATTGGACTTGGTGCATGTCAAGGAAGGAGACAACTGTTTTGGATGAATGCAGAAAGTAAATTGAAAGAGGCCAGCCAGGAATATATTGGAATAGACAAGTCTAGGAGTAACAAAAGCATGGATGAGGTTCCAGTCACAGATCAGCTGAGGCAAAGGCTATAGTCTGGTTACGTCATGATGTGATTGTGCCATCCTTTAGTGAAGCTATTCAATTAATACCATTCCCCAGCCCAGAAACTGCGCCCACTCCCTGTCCAGCAGTACATTTCTCAGCACAGAAATTCACGAAATAAAGACTTCTTTGCATTGATTCTGCTTACATGTCAACTACCGTAAAGCTGATTCCTCTAGCTTTCAGAGGGGGGCCATGAAGGTTCAATGTACAGACATAAGCTGGGAAACGCGACATAGGTTTGTACCCCACCTCATTGTCATATGTGTGTAAGGAGCAGTGGGAGGTGACACCAAAACTGTAGCGACTGATGCACCACTGCAATAGTAGGGTCGATACCATAGAAAATATAAAAGAAAGTGATCTTTATGCTTGATGGGAACTGAATAATTGCTGCATCTTTAAAAGCCGATGAGGAACTCTTTGCATTTCCTCCACCCACTAAAAACACTTTTCAATCTCATCCATGCGAGAGAGACTGTATCTCTTTCCCGGGATTCATTGAGAATCATTGAGATCATGTTCCTTGGGCAACCAATCCACTTCTCCCTTCCTATCATTATATGAGAGCATCACTTCTTAAATATCATGTCAATATTTATTATCTGTAATACACAGTTCATATCCTTATCAAAGGACAACTGTTGCATTTATAGGGGATGTTTTAATGAACTTCCCACCATAATCTGTGGTTTTAATGTACTCACCCCTCTGCCTGCAGTTGTCAGTTTTCATCGAGTAGATATAAAGAGAATTAGAGTATTAATGGGTCAAAGGGGATTGAACAGGGAGTGTGGGGGACCCTGTTTTCCAATGGTCATATATTAAAGATAACCATGGCAACCTTTCAGTCTTTAACTTATCAAGCATATGCAGATACCTAACTGAAGACCATACAAGGCTCACCTCTGTAAAAAAGTGAAAAGACGTtgtcagattaaagaaaaatatatatttattaataaTATCGGGTATAAATTACAGTATAATTGAGTCTAGATCCGCATACGTACAATACTTGTACATCTCTGAATTCCTTCACTTCACCGCTGTCATCTCTCCCTTCGGCTGTCggcagacacaaaaatctggagtaactcagcaggtcagacaaggaataggtgacagtctgaagaagggtctcgacccgaaacgtcatctattccttttctccagggatgccgtctgacccgctgagttactccgacatttttgtgtctatcttttatctaAACAAGCATTCGCTGTTCCTTCATACACTTTAAAACGCCTGATTCCCTACACAAAACCTCTCTTCTACTTTATAAGCATATCCTATAGCTTTTCCCTCTTGTTCATCCACTCCAATATCACCTTTACCTCGGTGACATATCTTCCTTGATGAAACTGCTGTAAAGGCTGTTGTAAGGCATGCTGCAATACTTGGCAATCTTGGCAGGACGATATTGCAGAACTTGTTTCCTCTTGCGGAAGAATCCACAGCAAGGGGTCACTGGCTAAAACATAAGAGGTTACCCTTTTATTTGCCCGAAGCGCTGTAGTTGGAGAACACCTCGCACGCCAGCAGCTGGGCATTGCCCGCAATAGATCACGCGTTCGagtctgaccttgggtgctgtctatatggagtttgcacgttctcattcTACCCTGTGCGTTAATgttccatttttaaaaaaaaagcagattcAAGTAACATAATCATATTAAATATGTTTGGAAAGACATGTGCACAGCTATTTCCAAATTAGCGGCATCATAGCTCTGTGACTTCCTCCTGTCCTACAACCTTCTCGTTGACGAGACCCCAAGTTctggagaagtgtctcgacccgaaatgtcacccattccttctcttcagagatgctgcctgtcccgctgagttactccagcattttgtgtctaccctaagTTCTAGAATTCCCTCCCCAATTCAGTCTCgggctgaaaaagggtcccgacctcaaATGCCGTGtcaattccctccatagatgctgcctggccctttgAATTCTTCTAGCAATGTGTTCTAGCAACTGTAGTCTCCTGTATCGCCTTTCCGTCTCCCTCCCGATAGAGTCTACCTCTGTGACCAAAGTAGTTTGGTCAATGTAGTGATTGTATCCATCTTATGGACACAGggggaactgtagatactggaatcttgagccaaacacgaaatgctgggggaactcagcgggccaggcagcatcggtggagggaatgaacaggtgacgaTTTGGATCGTGTCTGagaagcatctcgacccttctgaccattccctccctggcctgctgagttcctccagcactttgtgtttagtatACATCTTTTCCTTTGGGAATTGTGGTTTCTTCCAAAATCCCCCAAAGTTGCTGGTAACTTCTTCGACCCGTGTGATTTTGCCCTTAGTGTAGTAGACACATAACTAGTCGAGATTGTTGGGCATGTATGAGCGAAAGTACTTTGCAAGGCTATTTCGTGAGATTGGTGGATGTGCGCTCTTGTGAGACGGCATTGTCCCAATTTATCGAATAACCTCTTCCTGCATCCTACGAAAGCTAAATTAAACTCTACGCGGTCGAATGGCAAGGTTAAGCGATGTCCTCCCAGTCTTGATATCTCGGCAACATCTGGCAACATCTGCCTCGATCTGCCACAGTTTGACTTGGTGTAAATCGCCAAGGGAACAGCCTCAAATGTAATGTCCCTCCGCCCCACAGGGAGTTCTCTAACCGAATAATTCCTTCAGATTGTGGACACGCCTGGCTGGCGGCGAGACGGCCATTTACTCTCGTCCCTTGCTGCGAATAATCATCGTTCCCCAGAGCACGCAGTTGGAATATCTGCGCATTCCCCTCAACCTCATTTGGCAAACTCCTCGTCACCGTGCTGAACACCGGAGCAGTTTAAAGTCGACTGACATGTCCACCCCTTCAAATCAACACGCAGAACTGGTTCCCTCCACATCTGCATAGAATATACAAAGACGTCGTCCTAATCTAACCCCAGCCTTTATGTTTTATGAACCAATCTCTTGTTTTCTACAAGCCATGTTCtaggggtatctaaatctaaattgtattagttatttaagttatgacataggatggaagctgcataccaaatctcgctgcatttatgtgcaatgacaataaaatatattattattattattattattattattattattagtagtagtagtagtagtagtagtagtagtagtagtagtagtagtagtagtagtagtagtagtagtagtagtagtagtattcttagtattattagtattattattggtTAATACTGGTTaattcacaaacacacacaaagtgctggagtaactcagtgggtcaggcagcatctatggtgtacatggattggtgacgtctcgggtcgagacccttcctcagactgaagcaaggtctcgacccgaaatgtcaccctatccgtgttctctggagacgctgcctgaccccctgagttataccagcactttGAGTATTTTTGTGGATCATTTTATATTAACACTTACAAACACTTCCTTGTGGCTGGTTTGTGATATTTGGAGGGATGCCATTTATTGCGGGTCTTATAAGTGGGAATATTTTAAACTGCGTTTTTGTTTAACACGAAAGGTGTGAAATGTATGAGCCCGGATTCCTCTGAAAGTCGTGTTAGATTGTGTTAGCGTACCAGCGAAACACACTCGTGTGTTTGCGGCAAACGGGGACACCCTGCGCAAAGCGCTGATGTTATTGAAGAGAGCGCATGCAACCCAGAGCCGTTCTCTGCGTCTTCCCAAAACAAGTTTCGTTTGAAGTCTGCGAGTGGTGAGAGATACTGCCTCTAGCGACAATCACTGGAACTACTGGAGGAGCCTGATATGATCCACTTTCTTCAAATGTGCAAGCGTGCACATTCCAGCAAATAAAGCACCCTGTCTATCCTTGAACTGTACACCAAATCTAGGACTGAAATGTTCTCGAAGTTATGAAAACGTGAGAAGTGAGACATTTAACATCCCATCTCTTAGTGGTCTTTTCCTTTCGAGCCATTGAGTGATACAATGGGGAAACAagttctttggcccaacttgcccacacagaccaacaggtcccagctacactagttccacctgccataTCCCACGAAACCTGGCCTaacatgtacccgtctaactgtttcttaaatgttgggatagtccctgcctcaactaactcctctggcaacttgttccatacaccaccaccatttgtgtgaaaaagttactcctcggattcctattaaatgttttccccttcaacttaaacctttatcctctggtccttgattcgccTACACTGGGcgagaggctctgtgcatctaaccgatctattcctctcatgattttatacacctcaataaaatcacctctcaccctcctacattccaaggaatagagtcccaggcaactcaatctctccatatagctcagaccctctagtcctggcaacatcctcactcaCAGTACTTTTAAACAGTCATGGGCCTAATGGAAAATGTTTCAGAGGCATTAGAAAGAAATGAACCCCAACCTCTAAAATGGACATTGCTGTACCCCTGCAATTCGTCCCACCCACCACTAATTTAACCCCCTAACACTTTGCCTCAACCACACACTAAATGCATCAATAGAAACCCCTTATCCTCATTAAATGTGATTAAGCTTTCAAATATATTGAAATATATCCCCATTTTATGAACAGGACATAAGAAGAACAGTTAATGGGCAATGATGAGAAAACATTGAAGAACGTGAACCAAATTAAAATGACAGCTGGACAGCAGTCATTTCTGCACCCCACATCCCcacccacacagacacaaacccacacacaccacatccccacccacacagacacaaacgaacacacacacactcacactcacacacacacacaccaagattgctggggtcatggAATGTAATGAATGCTGCCAAGATATACAGCGGGATATGGATAtatatcagctacagaaatgggcggtGAAATAGCaagtggagtttaatctgagcaagtgtgggtTGATgccctttgggaggtcaaatataaggggGAAATATACTATTAATGATATTACtcttaacagtattgatgtacagagggatctaggagttgaAGTTCATAACTTCTTCAAAGTGGCAACACAACTGAGCAGAGTAGCAAAGAAGGCATGCGGTATGTTCACTTTCatgggttggggcattgagtataggagtcagGGAGTCACGATGCAGCGTTATAGGACACTCATTAGGCCACATttgagtattgcattcagttctggttGACCCTCTACAGGGATGATGTGGcggctttggaaagagtgcagaggaggtttaacagAGTTATGCccagattagagggcattagctacagagagaggttggtcagacttggattgttttctctggaacaccaaaggttgcagggagacctgataaaaaagatatatatttatgagaggcatggatgggATAGACatccagaacctttttcccaggatgaaaaacattaaatacaagcaggcatagctttaagatgagagagcaAAGTTTAAAATAGATGTTGGGGCAGggtttggtggttgaggcagatatgatagtggcatttaatcggcttttggataggcacgtggatatggaggTAGACAAGAGATTgttttggcatcgtgtttggcacatacattgtggatGAAAGGCCttttcttgtgttgtactgttccatgtcaAGAACTGCTGCTGGCCATGAGGTGTGTGGGTATAcccaaaatgtttagtttagatacagcgcggaaacaggcctttcagcccaccccagtctccaccgaccagcgatccccgcatattaaagccccctgtcccacttaggggacctaaacagcaacctggtgactttgcccgccacccaaaaaaaaaatcaaggtcgaggtgacttgcaacctcctaccacctcccacgcatatgttgaaaactttcctcgactatgaagaaaaccggcatCGACTAAACCTGCgacaaaaaaattatcgatttttaaaacggcaacctatttttagtcgaggccggttttaatcatgatgaaaaaataacctcgaccacgcggaaacaaGGAGATTACGGAGGAAATTGCTGAAATTGGGGTCTCGCCAACTTCAAGTACAAGAGCAGGAGAAATGATGTCGTCACCCCAGAATTATTTCCAAACGCATTATATTGCTTGAAATACAGtcagttatacagcgtggaagtagtacaggccctttggcccaacttgcccatgccgaccaacatgccccatctactctagttcaCCTGTCTGCGCTCGGCCCATTCCTTCTAAACCtaacctatctatgtacctgtccaaatgtctgtgaAAGGTTGTAATAGTTCCAGTCTTGGTGCAGGTGGACGAACAGTTTCTGGTTGATGTTCGGGCAGTGGCGGGAGTTTGCCCGCACACTGCATGTACAGAGGTCAGGGGGAACCGTCTGAAAACTAGTTCGGGTTCTTGGTTTAAAATTCCCAACAAGAGAGTAAAAGTTAGTGGGGAGTTCGCCCGCCTTCGAACATGGACAATCAGAGCGCGCAGACTCAGGAGCTTTTGGCCGGGCTAGACTTAGATCTGCTTTTGGAAAggcgcaaaatactggagtaactcagggggtcaggcagcatctctggagaacatggacaggtgaccttcgggccgggactcttcttcaggcagaCGAGGATCAGCTGTCTGATAAACCCAAACGCTTGGCCCCGCCAACCCAGTCCCTACTCGGGCTCTTTAGGGATTGGTATCACTAAAAATGCAACTCGCAAGAATAGAAATGCGGAGTTCCCCGTGTGAAATATTCCCTGATTGTGTGGGGGGTTGTGAGGAACTATACGGGCActatcatctctctctctctctctctctctctctctctctctctctctctctctctctctctctctctctctctctctctctccccctctctctctctctctctctctctctctctctctctctccccctctctcttctctctcctctctctctccctctctccccatctatctatctatctatctatctatctatctatctatctatctatctatctatctatctatctatctatctatctatctatcatatctatctatctatctatctatctatctatctatctatctatctatctatctcacttTCTAACAAAATCCAGCATAAATCACTGAGGTGCTTCATCCTTTAAACGGGCTTCCTTCCGAGCACCATCGCGTGCGAAGGGCCGCGCATTAGTAAGTTAACTGTTTTTTGGTAGCCCGACCCTATCCGTCCACACACGCAGAGGTTTGAATGGAGTGAACATCATTAATGGTTTCGAGCCGTCTTtgttatggagagagagagagagagagagagagagagagagagagagagagagagagagagagagagagagagagagagagagagagagagatttgagGGGATACATCCCCCTGTTAGTGCGTGTCATTCTTATGGGGGGTTTCACGAAGGGACCCGCATCACCGAATGCCAACAGGGTGATTGTAACAAAAACAGGGCGACTGCACAGGCAGCGAGTTTGGAGAACAATGGCCCTTTCTCTGGGTTCAAATGTTCACCGATAAAAAATCTAATATTTGGAGATGCACGGAAATCGAGTCATTGGTGGGTTTAAATGGACATTGGGAAGTATCATGACTGAGGCGGGATGTGGATTCGAGGCAAGTCAGCTACCCTGTCGAATTGTCTTAAATGCCATCGCATTCTCTGTAAAGGAGTAGCGAAACAAAGTGAGAACGGATGAAGGATTTCAACGGGCCGGGCGGGCAGCATCAGCTGGTGAAATGTTCCCCTCCATCAATGCTGGCCGGCCTGTAGAGTTCCTCCAGTTGCACTCATCTTTGTTTTACTGCAGCCTCCTGCCCCTCTGCACAAGAGCGGCGGGTGAATTAGGCAAACGCCCGTGGTTGTGGTggtatgtgggggtgggtgtgcggGGGGCCTCCAACAACCCATGTTGTTGACTTGTACGACTCAGGTCAGCTCACAATACCACCCGCAACTGACACTAAATCAATTCCCAGCCAGGACAGGGCGCATTCTCCGAGAGCAACGTTTGGACAGGCGCTAGAAGTCCGTGGGCTGGGAGACACATCTGGCTGGTTGCATATATTTAGCGACGCACTCGTGTTTCACGGGGAAGGCTGATATAATTTTTACTGATGGGAACCCATTGAGCCGTGAGACTTGGTTTCCACCCGTAGACGTTCCTTACCTAAATACACCCACAATGTTCTGCTGTTTCTTTTCGTTTCGTTCAACTGGCCCCGTAAaccaacaccctctctcgctgttcCCCCTCTTTGAGTTCTTCTGCTTCTCTACCACGTTTGAACCCGGACTCGCAAACCATTGCACATTTCTTAGAGcagcgtctgctttgatctgatctgatcttttTCACGCCTTACATGCTCTTGGTACCCTCTCGTTagcctgactctcaatctgaagaagggtctcgacccattccttctctccagagatgccgcctgtcccgctgagttactccagcattttgtgtctatcttcggtgtataagcagcatctgcagttccaccctgCACATCCTCCCCGAATCTAACAAGATTTGCACTTTCCGGCCAACCGCACAGCACAACCTGTACGCTTTCCACATTAACACGGCAATCGGAggcagttgtgtgtgtgtgtgtgactcttaGCTAACGGATCAACGCCGCTCGCTAGCAAGCGAACGATGCGCTTCAGTGTGCAATAGGCAGGAGCGTTTGTGGAATGCGTTCTGCTTCGGGAACAAATTCTCCAGCAGCGACGGGGACCTCAAACCGTGCGGAATAAAGTCAACATTTTATTACAatgtagaaaaaaaaacatattgccAACATCAGAACACGTTCGTACAATGATTCAATGCGACAGAAAAATCTCTttttatatacaatatatattttcaattaaTTCTGCAtcaataaatatattaaaaaatgcacGCGTCAGCGATATAATTTATCATTTGGAATTATAAAAATTGCAGGGATATCGGGGAAGTAAGCGCCATTCCTTGTTGCCTGTGGGCGGGCGACCCACCTTACAGTCGGGAGAGTTTTCTTGATCTTTCTCTGATTTAGTTGCGATGGGACATCTCTGTAGCATCCTCCACGTCGCTCAGTCTGCAGCcgagttcgggggggggggggggggggggggggggtgcagtgtccAAGATGTCCAAGCAGTGTCTAACTACTCCAGGGGGCGAATAAGGCAAGTGTGGTTACCGCGCCGCCACCAGCGCCGCGCAtggaaggtgggagagggcagcgGTGTTGTCTACACAACGCAAGAGTCAAACGAAGCCGGCGTAAGTCGGGCTGTGCAGGCCGTGGGTTCGCTCCTGTTGCGCCGACAGGAACATCTCGTCGGCGGAGCTCTGGGGGCTGAGGGACTCGGCGGAATGCGAGCAGTCCCAGTCGGAGGAGGATGGCGATGGCGGGGAGCTGGCGAGCTCGAAGGAGTGTCCCCGGCCGCTGGCCACGTAGGTCGGGCGCCCTTGCTCCGCCATCCGCAGCGCCTCGGTCAGCGCCCAGATGTAATTGTGAGCGAAACGGAGCGTTTCGATTTTGGTCAACTTGGCATCGTCCGGGAAGGTGGGCAGGACTCCCCGCAACGCGTCCAGCGCGTCGTTTAGATTGTGCATGCGGTTGCGCTCCCGGTCATTCGCTTTCGTGCGCCGGTTCTTCCGCTGCTTGGTCGCCGTGGCTTCGTTTTTCACCCTGGAGCGGCTCCTCGCTTTCTTCTTTCTGCTCTCCGGGGCGCCCTGCCCGGACTTCCGAGCGCGCAGGCTGCCAGCGTCGTCTCCCGAGCCCAGGCGAAGGGTCGGGGCGCCGTCCGGAGACAGGACGGTGCTGATGGAATCGAACGAGCTGCTGTCGTCCCCGGAGAGGGGAGAATATTGTCCCTGGTCGCTGGTGAAGGCCACAGGCGAGCAGGCGGTTTTCGTGGGCATcctgtgagagggagagagagagagagagaaagagagagaggatggcATTACTATCACGGACacaccagaaactgcagatgctggaatcttgaccaaagcacaaagtgctggatgaagtctgagttgctccagcactttgtgttgtgaatTGGTTTAGCCGCGTAAGAGCGCACGGACAGTAGAAATGTCCCATTCCCTAAAGGCAATTTGTGAAATTCACCTCCATGGCAGGGAGCATCGCTTGCAACGTTAGATCTCAGTGCAGATCTGCGATGACCCCCAGCTAGAAGTGACGGGGCGAAGGATGCAACGTTTGTAAAGGCGAACCCACCTGGGT
It encodes:
- the LOC129713080 gene encoding neurogenin-3-like → MPTKTACSPVAFTSDQGQYSPLSGDDSSSFDSISTVLSPDGAPTLRLGSGDDAGSLRARKSGQGAPESRKKKARSRSRVKNEATATKQRKNRRTKANDRERNRMHNLNDALDALRGVLPTFPDDAKLTKIETLRFAHNYIWALTEALRMAEQGRPTYVASGRGHSFELASSPPSPSSSDWDCSHSAESLSPQSSADEMFLSAQQERTHGLHSPTYAGFV